A region of the Plasmodium relictum strain SGS1 genome assembly, contig: PRELSG_99_v1_7, whole genome shotgun sequence genome:
taaaaacgtatatttagtttgcatgctctttattaatttgtgtGTCCAATACTCTAGCGAAGTCATTATACAGGCAATTGATAAAtcaaatatacatatttatctTACTGGTTATGAAAGTACAAGTCAGCCATCCACTTATTCtagttaaaagaaaaaaaaagatttaataattttttttttggagtTGCTTTTTAATTGAAgagagaattaatttttagttgaaatataagaaaattaatgtataaaaaataattataagaaaattttttttttttaataattcaaaaatataatgttcGTATTATGttcaatttatatatttcgaAATTACAGTGAAAAGCTTAGAACTTAATTTTGTTATATGTTATAACTCAATTATTTGTGTAAgtttctaaattaaaaaaatatacttattttttgtaaataagtatatattagTCAAGATAAAAATGTTTCTGTTAAGAAATACAGAATTTCTCAGTTTAAATTAAGTGTTATGtatgataaatatttctgtgtatattataaaaatgcatATATACACTAAAAATCAGTGTGTATTTAGTTTTATATTCTCtgtattaatttgtttgtttaacactctagcaaagtcattatagaggcaattaataaattagtaataaaaaaattcataataatGTATATTATTTAGAAGCAATATTATAGTTACATTTTCTGTTTTAATCATAATGTATATTAAATtacaattattatatatatcattcttttttttaacaaaatataatattatcttTGTTATTTTCTTGATTATTATAGttgtaattttatatattaaattctttaaatttatttaaaatttttattatttgtgataataaattaatgttaaaataatttacataactacatttactattattatgtggacaataattttaacatatatattatcacTTTATTgatatgaaaatttattttttctttttgttatTACGATTTTAATCATCGTAATAAAATGTATAGacttatataatatttattttttatattatttttttttttaattctttttttctctttttttctctttttttttctttttttctttttttctttttttctttttttctttttttNNNNNNNNNNNNNNNNNNNNNNNNNNNNNNNNNNNNNNNNNNNNNNNNNNNNNNNNNNNNNNNNNNNNNNNNNNNNNNNNNNNNNNNNNNNNNNNNNNNNNNNNNNNNNNNNNNNNNNNNNAACATGCAATTAAgcataattaaaattaaaatatatccTAATATGACTATATTATCATTAcatatttttgatttttttctatataatatttttcttaaattagaattattatttattcaattattagaaatttatatatttactttttattacatatatttttaattattattatttttttcttctaattattttctttttttttttattgtaatattctttttttttttttttgaaatttttataaaaacataatccacttaagaaaaaaatttatgtacttattttttatttctatttttttaatctttagGTGAACGCTTAtgattgtatatatatataatcactgtatttttaaattgttataaaaaaaaatataatgaatcatatttttcatttaaaaatataattattcaaaTTCATGCAGTATAAAATGTTGAAAATCTAAGCATGATATTACCATAACATTTATGTTTATTATGAATcgattatttttatatttaatttttttctcacTTTATAGTTCattgttttaaaatttaaacattcctttcatttatttaaaattttatgatactagttacatataaaaatagataaacttatagaaataaaagaaaaaaaaataaaaaaaaataaaaaaaagtactaTTTACAACATGACTAGATACTCTGAACATAATACAAATACAGCTAAGAGTTTTAATAGAGAAAACTTACTAATTCCAAAAATGTGCTATACAACAcagaaaagaaatatatccttttttttaaaaaattttttttttaccctTTTGATTTTGATACTAAAATATTCAATTaatgtaaaataataaaaaaaattaaagcaATTTTATTCTTATGTTATtccatattattattttttgattaaaatttcattaataaaaaaaccatattttttttaatatttacataaattttaGAGCACCTGTGAATTCTGCAGCAATGAATATAACTTAGGGAGATCACTAGATTTAAGagttaaaagaattttatcaGATTTTACTCATCTattaaaggaaaataaaagtgaATCAAAGGTAAATTTGCTAGATGCAATGGAGAAAGAAAATATTCCAGAAAACAAAGTACAACAAAAAATAGCAagaaatatttcattaacaCAAACAGAGGGAAAAATAGATATACCCGATCaaagtaaaaatgaaaatatagttaataaaaataaaggaacCGGTGAATTTGTTTGTTCTATTATTGTGAATTCGTATCTTTATGTTATTGTGCCAGCACTTCTTTTTACATTGGTTATTCTTAAAGAATTATCTTTTATTCCTTGTGTTTCTGATGCTGATTTGACTAACTTATTTCTTATGTACATTTCCTCATTTCttgctattatttttttttatatgcaaacatttcataataaaaataaatagaatttaagaatttttaatatgatGAAAAAGACTGTGTGCAAAGGTTAccaatatatataagataTTCTAACACTTTTTTTCCTCTGATTTTTATGTGAATGATTTAAGTTTAAAAATAAGAGATGAtattttgtaataaaaattatttaaaatagtaattaaaaataagaaatgaatttatttattttatattattggtttattaatttgtttttttaatactctagcaaagtcattaaacgggccattaataaatcagtaaCTCAGCCAACATTTCCTCACTCAATGGTCTTAGTCTGAACCTTTTTGCTTTTCCTTTACATCAATTGGGATTTTGTATTTATTGGTGGTTCCTAGAATTTTGTTTCTACATAATACTGACATAGGCTCAAGTTCTTTACGTAATTTATCCTTATGTTCCTTTGAAATTAAATCATTCCCATCAGTTAAATGTTGAATAATAACTTGGTCAATATCTCTCATCTCTTTATTCTGTTTCATTTTTACTTTCATAATATAATTGACAACATTTTTCTGTTCTATGATGCAAAATCCTAAATCATGCATAACATCATAgcttattaatataaaagatcCCTCTGATGGACTACTGCAAATCTCACTTTGGCTTTCCTTTTGGTAGATTTTGATTGTACTATAACTTCTTCAGACATTTTCTCCCTTGATTTACTTGCTATTCCACTAACTTCAAAAGAATGGGCATTAAGATCGAATTGTATTTCTAATTTTCTAGCCATATCTTCAGATATTGTACGCAAATAAGCTCCAGAATCAAGTAATACATCCATTATTTTCCCATTTATCTTGAAGTTTAATTAAGCTTTTTACAATGATTTTTATGACCTTCATTCCTTTGAACTCTGTTTACAgatatttgttttttctcTGTTTCTATATCATCTTCTCTGTTGTTCAATTTCTTTTCAGAATTTTCCAGGCTTAacttattaattatattcttcttcttgataaatttttcttcatcatttCGTATTTATCTCTATGGTATTTTTCTTTTGCCTTTTCTCTTTGCTTCATACGATATAATGCTAACTTTTCTAGATACTTCTTAAACATATCTAGTTTCTTTATATcagtttcatttttaaataattggAAAATAAAATCATCCCCTTTATCTATTtggtttattaattgcccgttggttaataaaatttgttattaactttttgtagtacactaagctagttaataaaaaaaaaaaaaataaagttattttttttttttNNNNNNNNNNNNNNNNNNNNNNNNNNNNNNNNNNNNNNNNNNNNNNNNNNNNNNNNNNNNNNNNNNNNNNNNNNNNNNNNNNNNNNNNNNNNNNNNNNNNNNNNNNNNNNttaaaaattaagaaatgttaacttattaaaacttaagagataaaataaatgtttatgtattattcaatgtatattttgaaataacattgaataaaataaatttttgactttattaattattatagtttatctgtatgtttttaattaaaagaataagtaattctttgtaaataaaaactcatttataacaactagtaagtctattaaaagagacagtaaaatttaactcagaTTAAATAGTATGtatcataaaa
Encoded here:
- a CDS encoding fam-h protein, which encodes MTRYSEHNTNTAKSFNRENLLIPKMCYTTQKRNISFFLKNFFFTLLILILKYSINSTCEFCSNEYNLGRSLDLRVKRILSDFTHLLKENKSESKVNLLDAMEKENIPENKVQQKIARNISLTQTEGKIDIPDQSKNENIVNKNKGTGEFVCSIIVNSYLYVIVPALLFTLVILKELSFIPCVSDADLTNLFLMYISSFLAIIFFYMQTFHNKNK